The Flaviramulus sp. BrNp1-15 genome includes the window TAAAACTGCTTAATTTTTCAAAAGTATTTATATCGTAAACAAAACCAGTACCTTCTTTCCAAGTAAGCTGATATACTTTGTTATTTAAAATGGTAAGTCCTTCACCAAAATACTCATTAGCTAAGTCAATATTCTTAATAACTTCACCTGTTTTATAGTTTACTTTTCTAAGTTTAGATTCTTTGTATTGACCTGTGCTTTCATAAAGTGTATCATTTAAAAATTCAATACCTTGAGTGTAAGACGTTATATCATGAGGATATTCATTAATAATTTCAAAGGTATAAACTTTGGGAAGCTCACTATTTAAAATTGTAACCGTTGAGGTTGTTGTTTGTTTTTCATTATTAAAATAAACAGTGGCCTCAATAGTATGCTTACCTAATTTAAAATCTTTTAAAGCAAAATTATCATTAATAGAGATGTCTTCAAGAGTATACGACACAGAATCTATGGTATGATTTTTTTTATTTTCTAATGACAATTTTAAAGTTTCATTATTAGAAATATTGCCTTTAATTGCGTTTGTTTTTATACTAAAATCATTTTTTTTCTGACTAGAATTAGATCCACATGAAATTATTAATCCACTTAAAAATATGATTGTTAGATATTTGAATGTATTCATCTTAAATTTTAAATTTATAGCAAGATATTTATTTAAAATCAGTTTAAAAAATCATTGTTAAAATTTTAAAAGGTTGTATCTTTGCAGCCGGCAAGTCCTACACAACCAGCTCCTGTTGAATCCTCCAGGTCGGGAACGAAGCAAAGGTAAATGGTCGTAGCGGTGTGATGTAGGTAGCTTGCCTTTTTTTATGCCTTTTAGTTTGGTAAATCTTCCTATCTTTAAACTCAAAAATTTCATATAAATGTCTAAAGTTGTTTTAATAACAGGTGGTTCTTCTGGTATTGGGAAATCTATTGGTGAATTTCTAAAAGAAAAAGGTTTTATAGTTTATGGTACGAGTAGAAATCCTGATAATTATAAAGACAGTAAGTTTCCTATTCTGGCATTAGATGTTAAAAATAATGAAACAATACAAAAAACTGTTTCAGAAATTATAAAAACAGAAAACAGATTAGACATTGTAATAAACAATGCAGGTGCAGGTATTACTGGACCCATTGAAGAAATTCCAGAAGATGAAATTAAAAACAATTTTGATACTAATTTTTTCGGACCAATTAATGTCATTAAAGCGGTGTTACCACAGATGCGGAAACAACAATCTGGATTAATTATAAATATTACATCTATAGCAGGTTACATGGGTTTACCTTACAGAGGTGTTTATAGCGCTAGTAAAGGTGCTTTAGAGCTTTTAACTGAAGCTTTTAGAATGGAGTTGAAAGATTTTAATATTAAAATGACTAATGTTGCTCCTGGAGATTTTGCAACAAATATTGCAGCAGGAAGATATCATGCACCACTTCTTGATAAATCTCCTTATAAAAAACCTTATGGAAATACTTTAGAACTAATGAACAGTCATGTTGATAATGGTAGCGACCCAAATATAATGGCTAAAGCGGTATATAAAATCATCAATACCCAAAACCCAAAAGGGCATTATAAAGTGGGGGAGTTTATGCAGAAATTTTCTATTGTACTTAAACGAATTTTACCAGATAAAGTTTATGAAAAACTTCTAATGAATCATTATAAGTTATAAACTATCTGTTTATTAACCCAAGTACTTCCTCTTCAAACTTAATAGAAAATATGTTAGTATTACTATTAACAATATCTCTGTTTTTATCAATTAATATGGTTTTTGTTAACGGATAAATAGCTAACGTTTCATTTGCTAACTTAAGGTTTTTGAACTTGTATTCATTTTTAGAATCAAAACCATGACCAGATAACAACTTTTTAGATTTATCTATTTCGTAATCATCAATATTTATACTAATAAAATTTATTTCAGGATACTTCACTTTTAATTCCTTTAACTTATAATGACTCTCTTTGAAGTGCTGATAATAAGTGTGAGACCAAAAACTAATAACTGTAGGGGATTTTATTAATGAATTAATTTTAAGTTCATTATTATTATAATCTACAACATCAATTTCTGGCAGTTTAGAACCTTCTTTAAGGCTATTTAATGATTTTGTGTAGTTCTCCATCATTGTTTTACC containing:
- a CDS encoding glutaminyl-peptide cyclotransferase → MNTFKYLTIIFLSGLIISCGSNSSQKKNDFSIKTNAIKGNISNNETLKLSLENKKNHTIDSVSYTLEDISINDNFALKDFKLGKHTIEATVYFNNEKQTTTSTVTILNSELPKVYTFEIINEYPHDITSYTQGIEFLNDTLYESTGQYKESKLRKVNYKTGEVIKNIDLANEYFGEGLTILNNKVYQLTWKEGTGFVYDINTFEKLSSFRYGNSKEGWGLCNNDNTIYKSDGTEKIWLLNPETLVEEEFIQVYTNKGKIVGINEMEWINGQIYANRYQKNGVAIINPTNGAVTGVIDFTPLTKKVTQHEGLDVLNGIAYNPNTKTIFVTGKRWDKLFEVEIVEK
- a CDS encoding SDR family oxidoreductase → MSKVVLITGGSSGIGKSIGEFLKEKGFIVYGTSRNPDNYKDSKFPILALDVKNNETIQKTVSEIIKTENRLDIVINNAGAGITGPIEEIPEDEIKNNFDTNFFGPINVIKAVLPQMRKQQSGLIINITSIAGYMGLPYRGVYSASKGALELLTEAFRMELKDFNIKMTNVAPGDFATNIAAGRYHAPLLDKSPYKKPYGNTLELMNSHVDNGSDPNIMAKAVYKIINTQNPKGHYKVGEFMQKFSIVLKRILPDKVYEKLLMNHYKL